One Diabrotica virgifera virgifera chromosome 3, PGI_DIABVI_V3a genomic window carries:
- the LOC126882687 gene encoding uncharacterized protein LOC126882687 — translation MDDEKYFTLSNSEMKGNDGFYTNDYENVPDEIKFKSKKKFEDKILVWCAISEAGFISQPYIGVVRGEDLNANIYIQRCLSKFLQFVNTHHANDQIVFWPDLASCHYARITRDWYETNNITFVPKEDNPPNLPQARPIEEFWAILSRKVYNNGWEAQNQEQLRRRIYTKIREFDAEVVQRMMQRVRGIIRQIENNGPLSVI, via the coding sequence ATGGACgatgaaaaatattttactttgtCCAACTCTGAGATGAAGGGTAACGATGGGTTTTACACGAACGATTACGAAAATGTACCTgatgaaataaaattcaaaagtaaGAAAAAATTTGAGGACAAAATTTTGGTATGGTGTGCAATTTCTGAGGCTGGCTTTATCTCACAGCCCTACATTGGTGTTGTTCGAGGCGAAGACTTAAACGCAAATATTTATATTCAAAGATGTCTCTCTAAATTTCTTCAGTTTGTGAACACACATCATGCAAATGATCAAATAGTCTTTTGGCCAGATCTTGCTTCATGTCATTACGCGAGGATCACAAGGGACTGGTACGAAACTAACAACATTACCTTTGTGCCGAAAGAAGACAATCCCCCCAACCTACCTCAGGCTCGTCCAATTGAAGAGTTCTGGGCAATATTAAGTCGGAAAGTCTATAATAACGGATGGGAAGCACAAAATCAGGAACAGTTAAGACGCCGCATATATACAAAAATTAGAGAATTTGACGCCGAGGTCGTCCAAAGGATGATGCAACGTGTCAGGGGAATTATTAGGCAAATCGAAAATAATGGTCCCTTGTCTGTCAtttga